In the genome of Nycticebus coucang isolate mNycCou1 chromosome 12, mNycCou1.pri, whole genome shotgun sequence, one region contains:
- the ATP6V0C gene encoding V-type proton ATPase 16 kDa proteolipid subunit c — translation MSESKNNPEYASFFAVMGASSAMVFSALGAAYGTAKSGTGIAAMSVMRPELIMKSIIPVVMAGIIAIYGLVVAVLIANSLNDGISLYRSFLQLGAGLSVGLSGLAAGFAIGIVGDAGVRGTAQQPRLFVGMILILIFAEVLGLYGLIVALILSTK, via the exons ATGTCCGAGTCTAAGAACAATCCCGAATATGCTTCGTTTTTCGCCGTCATGGGCGCCTCTTCCGCCATGGTCTTCAGTG CCCTGGGGGCCGCCTATGGCACGGCCAAGAGCGGCACCGGCATCGCTGCCATGTCTGTCATGCGGCCGGAGCTGATCATGAAGTCCATCATCCCAGTGGTCATGGCTGGTATCATTGCCATCTACGGCCTGGTGGTGGCAGTGCTCATCGCTAACTCCCTGAACGACGGCATCAGCCTATATAG GAGTTTCCTTCAGCTGGGCGCAGGCCTGAGTGTGGGCCTTAGCGGCCTAGCGGCTGGCTTCGCCATCGGCATTGTGGGGGACGCTGGTGTGCGAGGCACTGCCCAGCAGCCGCGCCTGTTCGTGGGCATGATCCTGATTCTCATCTTCGCCGAGGTGCTCGGCCTGTATGGTCTCATCGTTGCCCTCATCCTCTCCACAAAGTAG
- the AMDHD2 gene encoding N-acetylglucosamine-6-phosphate deacetylase, translating into MRGGQGTARAPVFQFTNCRILRSGVLVREDLWVRGGRILDPEKLFFEERRVADEQRDCGGRILAPGFIDVQINGGFGVDFSQATEDAGSGVALVARRILSHGVTSFCPTLVTSPPEVYHKVLPQIPVTRGGPHGAGVLGLHLEGPFISWEKRGAHPEAHLRSFEANAFRDMLAIYGSLDNVRIVTLAPELGRSLEVIQELTSRGICVSLGHSVADLRAAEAAVQSGATFITHLFNAMLPFHHRDPGIVGLLTSDRLPPGRSIFYGMIADGMHTNPAALRIAHRAHPKGLVLVTDAIPALGLGNGRHTLGQQEVEVDGLTAYVAGTKTLSGSIAPMDVCVRHFLQATGCSVESALEAASLHPAQLLGLEKYKGTLDFGADADFVVLDDSLHVWATYISGELVWQAEEARQ; encoded by the exons ATGCGCGGTGGACAGGGCACGGCGCGGGCTCCGGTGTTCCAGTTCACCAATTGCCGCATCCTGCGGAGCGGGGTGCTGGTCAG GGAGGACCTGTGGGTGCGCGGGGGCCGCATCCTGGACCCGGAGAAACTGTTCTTCGAGGAGCGGCGCGTGGCCGATGAACAGCGGGACTGCGGGGGCCGCATCCTGGCGCCCGGCTTCATTGACGTGCAGATCAACG GTGGATTTGGTGTTGACTTCTCCCAGGCCACGGAGGATGCGGGTTCGGGGGTTGCCCTGGTGGCCCGGAGGATCCTGTCGCATGGTGTCACTTCCTTCTGCCCAACCCTGGTTACTTCCCCGCCGGAGGTTTATCACAAG GTCCTTCCTCAGATCCCTGTGACGCGTGGTGGTCCCCATGGGGCAGGGGTCCTCG GGCTGCACCTGGAGGGTCCATTCATCAGTTGGGAGAAGCGGGGTGCACACCCTGAGGCCCACCTCCGCTCCTTTGAGGCTAACGCCTTCCGTGATATGCTGGCCATCTATGGGTCCCTGGACAATGTCCGAATTGtgaccctagcccctgagctaggCCGCAGCCTCGAGGTGATCCAGGAGCTGACGTCCCGTGGCATCTGTGTATCCCTAG GGCACTCGGTGGCTGACCTGCGGGCGGCAGAGGCAGCGGTACAGAGTGGAGCCACCTTCATCACTCACCTCTTCAATGCCATGCTGCCT TTCCACCACCGTGACCCAGGCATCGTGGGGCTCCTGACCAGTGACCGGCTGCCCCCAGGCCGCAGTATCTTCTATGGGATGATAGCCGACGGCATGCACACCAACCCTGCTGCCCTGCGCATTGCCCACCGTGCCCATCCCAAGG GACTGGTACTGGTCACCGATGCcatccctgccctgggcctgggcAATGGCCGACACACACTAGGGCAGCAGGAGGTAGAGGTGGATGGGCTGACAGCCTATGTGGCAG GCACCAAGACGCTGAGTGGCAGCATAGCCCCAATGGATGTCTGTGTCCGGCACTTCCTACAGGCCACAG GCTGCAGTGTGGAGTCGGCCCTGGAGGCTGCATCCCTACACCCCGCCCAGCTGCTGGGGCTGGAGAAATATAAAGGAACCCTGGACTTTGGAGCTGATGCAG ACTTCGTGGTGCTCGATGATTCCCTCCATGTCTGGGCCACCTACATCTCGGGTGAGCTGGTGTGGCAGGCGGAGGAGGCCAGGCAATGA